The proteins below are encoded in one region of Stieleria sp. JC731:
- a CDS encoding MBL fold metallo-hydrolase — MLLKYFYDKKLAHASYMVGCQRSKEAVIVDPGRDVEQYVSAAKSEGVEIVAVAETHIHADYVSGARELADRLGAKLYMSDEGPDEWKYQFLDEYPHEALHDGDSFKIGLVKFEVMHTPGHTPESISFVLTDEGGGADSPMGIFTGDFVFVGSIGRPDLLEEAAGLADTAEPGARDLFKSAERFKELPDHLQVWPAHGAGSACGKGLGAIPSSTVGYEKLFNPALQFTDENEFVEYILDDQPEAPKYFAVMKRVNKEGPAIIGQSYTTCDCDIDQLEKAIETGTVIDLIAQSEFGKHHVPGTINLPNNMLATWAGWILDYDKPVYLIGEDNESSPADMQEAIRVLQKIGIDEIAGVFKRNELVQENKTTESYASETPEELSESIQSGQVQLIDVRSKAEWRDGHIPEAQHRFLGKIPGNFDGLDKDKRVATQCRSGARSAIAASLLQAEGYEVVNLTGGFTAWQKAGLPVSEADEAACGQSCSV, encoded by the coding sequence ATGTTGTTGAAATACTTCTATGACAAAAAGCTTGCACACGCGTCTTACATGGTGGGCTGCCAGCGTTCCAAAGAAGCGGTGATCGTCGATCCAGGACGTGATGTCGAGCAGTACGTTTCGGCTGCGAAGTCAGAAGGTGTAGAGATTGTTGCTGTTGCCGAAACGCATATCCACGCCGACTACGTTTCTGGGGCACGTGAATTGGCAGATCGGCTCGGCGCGAAACTGTACATGTCAGACGAAGGACCTGACGAATGGAAGTACCAGTTTCTCGATGAGTACCCTCATGAAGCACTACATGATGGTGACTCATTTAAAATCGGGCTGGTTAAATTTGAAGTCATGCACACGCCAGGGCATACACCCGAAAGCATCTCCTTCGTCTTGACCGATGAAGGCGGTGGTGCCGATTCGCCGATGGGAATTTTTACCGGCGACTTTGTGTTTGTCGGATCGATCGGTAGACCAGACCTTCTTGAGGAAGCCGCTGGATTGGCCGACACCGCCGAGCCTGGCGCTCGGGACCTATTTAAATCGGCAGAGCGATTCAAGGAACTGCCGGACCACTTGCAAGTCTGGCCTGCCCACGGTGCCGGCAGCGCGTGCGGAAAAGGCTTAGGTGCGATCCCGTCATCTACAGTCGGATACGAAAAGCTTTTCAATCCAGCGTTGCAGTTCACCGATGAAAACGAGTTCGTCGAATACATCTTGGATGATCAACCGGAGGCCCCGAAATACTTCGCGGTGATGAAGCGAGTCAACAAAGAAGGCCCCGCCATCATCGGGCAATCGTACACAACCTGCGATTGCGATATCGATCAGCTCGAAAAGGCAATTGAAACTGGGACCGTGATTGACTTGATCGCCCAATCCGAATTTGGCAAACACCATGTGCCCGGAACGATAAACCTTCCAAACAACATGCTGGCCACTTGGGCCGGCTGGATTTTGGACTATGACAAGCCGGTCTACCTGATCGGCGAAGACAACGAATCATCGCCCGCCGATATGCAGGAGGCGATTCGTGTGCTGCAGAAAATTGGAATCGACGAAATCGCGGGTGTGTTCAAGCGAAACGAATTGGTTCAGGAGAACAAGACGACTGAGTCATACGCTAGCGAGACACCTGAAGAGCTTTCTGAAAGCATCCAATCTGGACAGGTGCAACTAATCGATGTCCGCAGCAAAGCCGAATGGCGAGACGGGCATATTCCAGAAGCACAACATCGGTTCCTGGGTAAAATCCCTGGCAACTTTGACGGCTTGGACAAAGACAAACGAGTGGCAACCCAGTGCCGAAGCGGCGCCAGATCAGCCATCGCGGCGAGTCTATTGCAAGCCGAAGGTTACGAGGTTGTGAACCTAACCGGTGGATTCACAGCATGGCAGAAAGCAGGACTGCCTGTCAGTGAGGCAGACGAAGCGGCATGCGGTCAAAGTTGTAGTGTCTAA
- a CDS encoding sulfite exporter TauE/SafE family protein produces the protein MIGIAIIFGSIVGFALGLTGGGGGVFAVPLLVYGLAVAPREAVGISLASVGGTALFGVTPKLIRGEVELRTGVLFAVSGMFGAPIGNYLSSLIADQLLLFLFGVLMFVVAYRMWQKSRQNAVGADSAQQTEIEDCEKATCQRDSDGKLRLTSRCAMLLALLGLITGILSGMFGVGGGFIIVPALVLFSGMKIHQAVATSLLVIVLVSISGVSTYVASGGGLQLAIVVQFLVGGFAGMWLGGIVSKRLQGPALQKVFAIGVVLVAIFVISKSVLLNA, from the coding sequence ATGATCGGAATCGCGATCATCTTCGGAAGCATTGTTGGTTTCGCGCTGGGACTTACCGGCGGGGGCGGGGGTGTTTTTGCAGTTCCGCTTTTGGTCTACGGCTTGGCAGTTGCACCTCGAGAGGCGGTCGGAATCTCGCTCGCCTCGGTCGGAGGCACCGCGTTGTTTGGAGTGACGCCGAAATTGATACGCGGCGAAGTTGAATTGCGAACAGGTGTGCTGTTTGCGGTATCCGGCATGTTTGGCGCGCCAATTGGAAACTACCTGTCGTCCTTGATTGCCGATCAATTGCTTTTGTTTCTTTTTGGCGTGCTGATGTTTGTCGTCGCCTACCGCATGTGGCAGAAGAGTCGACAAAACGCTGTCGGTGCGGATTCCGCACAGCAAACCGAAATTGAAGACTGCGAAAAGGCCACTTGCCAACGGGATAGTGACGGAAAGCTGCGGCTGACATCTCGATGCGCGATGCTGCTCGCCCTACTCGGGCTTATCACCGGAATCCTATCAGGCATGTTCGGAGTTGGAGGCGGCTTCATCATCGTTCCGGCACTGGTGCTGTTCAGCGGAATGAAAATTCACCAAGCCGTTGCCACATCCCTGTTGGTAATCGTTTTGGTCAGTATCAGCGGTGTATCGACTTATGTGGCATCTGGTGGCGGATTGCAACTAGCCATCGTCGTTCAGTTTTTGGTCGGCGGGTTCGCAGGGATGTGGCTAGGTGGAATCGTCTCGAAGCGACTGCAGGGTCCGGCACTGCAAAAGGTATTTGCGATCGGCGTCGTACTCGTCGCGATCTTTGTGATCTCCAAATCAGTTTTATTGAACGCTTAA
- a CDS encoding dockerin type I domain-containing protein — protein sequence MGGLTSWKQLQKEYRIIMGSRRRSIRRDSETARRTLSLRGTIKSALSGKRSENRRRLVFETLGQRRVLAVITGSVFHDTDGSMRAEQGEQRLESRLAYIDANDNAQLDSGERYELADQDGVYRFDDVETGIHPVRLFDGSKSQRQTFPVEATSRQLAPQLDLSEAVDAARADDTLHIATSTSLVLLSTSGTSAQIQSLPFSASAIVAPLVADSGQKATLVLGDAGSGSVDQSGLWLVRPLGNEPELLFSGTSVDATVGNDGYGLVVEYQDDQTLLHSLHAPSIRLDDQSGNLISVAIDQTPQIIPAQAQVLASGSAINVSANAPELPSSRSVVAWPVATSGNDGQSLPALQTSLWDNRSADWVEGSQTVIVGATELLSFDDEAGLLAIRNAGGHVSVVDVDANFAELQRFDDIHGRAQFVADFDALATINQSDSGNTLTLRGIQNAQELGSVDLGATPPQAVIAGSDFASYFALSSTGVSKISFRQSEAHRVEVTQANEVYQADFGVHLDQPNTPPVTEPTYSANALEDTALTINPSQIAQVVNDDDGDRLIPLIVQAPTHGSVDLSEEGVLTYQPNADYFGADSFSLRFHDGQSVSSPIAFSLNVAGQPDPPSGIIFSGGEIPEHTEGPYVVGSLRVADVDYADGYGDDYQLAVFDPRFDIRNGNLVLVDGPLNYEFEPVIYMAVAGVDRQTGIYFSQDIVVRVGDENDPVTQLVIGGSEVDENVAGAYIARLSSYDEDRNQPTIYSVDDDRFEIRNDNELWLKHDESLDHETEPVLVMTVSARDDAGSSISKEFELQVKDQPEYGGSISLSNETVMELHSGATVGNVTLDSVSQPEGYTLAVNDSRFEIDGATLKLIDDVYVRYSAAQQIELTITAYVPEGESSSIDKTFLIEVLEDSSPFHNDENPYDVDGNGTISPSDALRIINYLNIYGPGPVGPGDPGFGYDVNGDGQVTALDALLIINILNTLENGGTVGGEATRNPTAGNDQTPKPLPSSQDDETTGTGPANHLGGAKDLSLSGTDEAGISGPRKTGPKAFWTSDSTIDPFLSSDEAREATDWLRAIRDEEDAELAIAIDELILLLERSLR from the coding sequence GTGGGCGGCCTGACATCTTGGAAGCAACTTCAAAAGGAATACCGCATCATCATGGGAAGTAGGCGGCGATCGATTCGACGTGACAGCGAGACCGCTCGCCGCACGTTGTCGCTGCGCGGTACGATCAAGTCCGCCCTTAGCGGGAAACGGTCCGAAAACCGGCGTCGGCTTGTATTCGAGACGCTCGGCCAGCGACGTGTCTTGGCGGTCATCACCGGCTCGGTCTTTCATGACACCGATGGCTCAATGCGAGCCGAACAGGGCGAGCAGCGTCTGGAGTCTCGATTGGCGTACATCGACGCCAACGATAATGCTCAGTTGGATTCTGGCGAACGCTACGAGTTGGCAGACCAAGACGGCGTTTACCGTTTCGATGACGTCGAAACGGGAATCCACCCGGTACGACTTTTTGATGGCTCCAAGTCACAAAGGCAAACGTTCCCCGTCGAAGCGACCAGCCGACAACTGGCCCCGCAACTGGATCTTTCCGAAGCTGTCGACGCCGCTCGTGCTGACGATACCCTGCACATCGCGACCTCGACATCGCTAGTCCTGTTAAGCACATCCGGGACATCCGCACAAATACAGTCGCTTCCGTTTTCCGCTTCCGCCATTGTCGCCCCGCTCGTCGCGGACTCAGGCCAGAAAGCAACTTTGGTTCTCGGGGATGCTGGCAGTGGATCGGTTGACCAGAGCGGACTGTGGCTCGTTCGGCCACTAGGCAATGAACCCGAACTGCTGTTCTCCGGCACCAGTGTCGACGCGACCGTTGGCAACGATGGCTACGGACTGGTCGTCGAATACCAGGACGATCAAACACTGCTTCACTCGCTGCACGCGCCCTCCATTCGCCTTGATGATCAATCGGGCAATTTGATCTCGGTCGCGATCGATCAAACTCCACAGATCATCCCCGCGCAAGCACAAGTGCTCGCGTCCGGGTCCGCAATTAACGTCTCTGCCAATGCACCCGAATTGCCCAGCAGTCGAAGTGTGGTCGCTTGGCCGGTCGCAACTAGCGGCAATGACGGACAATCACTTCCAGCGCTGCAAACTTCGCTTTGGGACAACCGTTCGGCCGATTGGGTCGAAGGTTCTCAAACAGTCATCGTCGGCGCAACCGAACTGCTAAGCTTTGACGATGAAGCTGGCCTCTTAGCAATCCGAAACGCCGGTGGTCACGTCAGTGTTGTTGATGTCGATGCGAACTTTGCCGAACTGCAACGCTTCGACGATATTCATGGTCGCGCCCAATTCGTTGCCGACTTCGACGCGTTGGCGACGATCAACCAAAGCGATAGCGGCAACACGCTGACGCTACGCGGAATCCAGAACGCGCAAGAGCTAGGCTCAGTTGATCTCGGTGCAACGCCGCCACAAGCGGTCATTGCAGGCTCTGATTTTGCGTCCTACTTCGCATTATCCTCGACAGGTGTTTCCAAGATCTCGTTCCGACAATCGGAAGCCCACCGGGTTGAGGTCACACAGGCGAACGAAGTTTATCAAGCAGACTTCGGCGTCCATCTTGATCAACCCAATACGCCACCGGTAACGGAACCGACCTATTCAGCCAATGCCCTCGAAGACACGGCATTGACCATCAACCCGTCTCAGATTGCTCAGGTTGTCAACGACGATGATGGTGATCGTCTCATCCCGTTGATCGTCCAAGCCCCGACTCATGGCTCGGTCGACCTGTCCGAAGAAGGCGTTCTTACCTATCAACCGAACGCTGACTATTTCGGCGCCGATTCGTTCTCGTTGCGATTTCATGACGGCCAATCCGTCTCTTCGCCAATCGCTTTTTCGCTAAATGTCGCCGGTCAGCCGGACCCACCCTCGGGGATCATCTTTTCCGGCGGTGAAATCCCCGAGCATACCGAAGGCCCATACGTCGTTGGCAGCCTTCGGGTTGCCGATGTCGATTACGCTGATGGATACGGCGACGATTACCAACTTGCCGTCTTTGATCCCCGTTTCGATATCCGAAATGGCAATCTGGTCTTGGTCGATGGGCCCCTGAACTATGAATTCGAACCGGTCATCTATATGGCAGTTGCCGGTGTCGATCGTCAAACCGGGATCTACTTCAGCCAAGACATTGTCGTGCGAGTCGGGGATGAAAATGACCCGGTCACACAGTTAGTGATTGGTGGCAGCGAAGTCGATGAAAATGTGGCTGGAGCCTACATCGCCCGATTGAGCTCCTACGACGAAGACCGCAACCAGCCGACCATTTACTCAGTCGACGATGATCGCTTCGAAATCCGTAACGACAACGAGCTTTGGCTTAAGCACGACGAATCGCTCGACCATGAAACCGAACCCGTCCTCGTCATGACCGTCTCGGCAAGAGACGACGCCGGTAGTTCGATTTCGAAAGAATTCGAGTTGCAGGTGAAGGACCAACCCGAATACGGTGGTTCAATCTCGCTTAGCAACGAAACCGTGATGGAGCTGCATTCGGGCGCCACCGTCGGAAACGTTACGCTCGATTCGGTTAGCCAACCGGAAGGCTATACGTTGGCCGTGAACGATTCACGTTTCGAGATTGACGGGGCGACACTAAAACTGATCGACGATGTTTACGTTCGCTATTCTGCGGCCCAACAAATCGAACTAACGATCACAGCCTACGTTCCCGAAGGCGAGTCCAGCTCAATCGATAAAACGTTCTTAATCGAAGTCCTCGAAGATAGCTCTCCGTTTCATAACGACGAGAATCCCTACGACGTCGATGGGAATGGCACGATTAGCCCCAGCGATGCGCTGCGCATCATCAATTATCTGAATATCTACGGCCCCGGACCTGTCGGACCTGGTGACCCAGGCTTTGGATACGATGTCAATGGCGACGGCCAAGTTACCGCACTAGACGCATTGCTAATCATCAACATCTTGAACACCCTCGAAAACGGAGGAACTGTTGGTGGCGAGGCGACTAGAAATCCGACCGCTGGCAACGATCAAACGCCAAAGCCCCTGCCTTCCAGCCAAGACGACGAAACAACCGGCACCGGACCAGCCAATCATCTAGGTGGGGCGAAAGACCTAAGTCTATCTGGCACTGACGAGGCAGGCATCTCCGGCCCCCGCAAAACGGGCCCTAAAGCATTCTGGACCTCCGATTCGACCATCGATCCTTTTCTTTCCAGTGACGAAGCCCGCGAGGCAACTGACTGGCTGCGTGCAATCCGCGACGAAGAAGACGCCGAGCTAGCGATCGCAATCGATGAATTAATCCTGCTGCTGGAACGCTCTCTTCGGTAA
- the trpA gene encoding tryptophan synthase subunit alpha: protein MSSIDDLFKRLKSENRKALMPFLTAGDPDLETSAAVLRKLHAAGADLCEVGIPYSDPIADGPVIQASYQRALESGFRLEHAMKLGADNAAAVGLPMVTMVSYSIIYRVGLAKYVDQAMKAGYAGAIVPDLLVEEAADLAAVCREKDFSLIQLVTPTTPRERQIQIANSSTGFLYYVSVTGITGERNALPEDLTENVGWLREQTDLPICIGFGISGPETAAKLAPVADGLIVGSAVVRRISESSDPGSASDSVAEFVKQLRTSIDQASV from the coding sequence ATGTCTTCGATCGATGACCTGTTCAAACGCCTGAAGTCCGAAAATCGCAAGGCGTTGATGCCGTTTTTGACCGCTGGCGACCCAGATTTGGAAACCTCTGCAGCTGTTTTGCGAAAGCTTCATGCGGCCGGTGCGGATCTTTGCGAGGTTGGAATTCCCTACAGTGATCCGATCGCCGATGGGCCTGTGATCCAGGCTTCTTATCAACGAGCCTTGGAGAGCGGTTTTCGCCTCGAGCATGCGATGAAACTTGGCGCGGATAACGCAGCCGCCGTGGGCCTACCGATGGTCACGATGGTCAGCTATTCGATCATCTATCGCGTTGGTTTGGCGAAGTACGTCGATCAAGCGATGAAAGCCGGATACGCTGGAGCGATCGTCCCAGACTTGCTGGTCGAAGAAGCTGCCGATCTGGCCGCTGTTTGTCGTGAGAAGGATTTTAGCTTGATTCAGTTGGTCACACCGACCACGCCACGCGAACGCCAAATTCAGATCGCCAACTCATCGACCGGTTTTCTGTATTACGTCAGTGTGACCGGCATCACAGGCGAGCGTAACGCACTGCCAGAAGATCTGACGGAAAACGTTGGCTGGTTGCGTGAGCAAACGGACTTGCCAATTTGCATCGGATTTGGGATTAGTGGTCCCGAGACAGCTGCAAAGCTCGCTCCGGTTGCGGACGGTCTGATTGTCGGATCGGCGGTGGTGCGCCGAATTTCAGAAAGCTCAGATCCCGGTTCGGCTTCGGATTCTGTGGCTGAATTTGTGAAACAGCTTCGTACGTCAATCGATCAAGCCTCCGTTTGA
- a CDS encoding BON domain-containing protein, whose protein sequence is MRRKYLGLAIAAITAFGPASAFGGDREIAQEIMTRLKSTRDAGALKDFTLDMKVDQGVVLFRGSVSETSQKDLVLAAAKGIEGITKVVDEVSVKDAVATPAVEAAPEKAAAATLAKSRESLRKMLTAGIDSAPVVEQPAAIKPALEIAPGEVRTTAAVEYATPAVSDQQVVDSVVQALSNAQQTGSLRGFGVDVQCNNGIVSLNGRASTKAALDQIVQIAQSAPGVQGIDQQITVINSQPSPAIAPVRATGVPAQLASNRMAPASVDQVPTMAAPQHMGAQVMPASAPIMGTPVSGQPVPMNYAAGAPRYDAPNLPNYAWPGYASYPNYAALTYPQQYSPTAWPYIGPFYPYPQVPLGWRKVSLEWDDGWWFLDFTDR, encoded by the coding sequence ATGCGACGAAAGTATCTCGGATTGGCGATCGCTGCGATCACCGCTTTTGGGCCGGCGTCGGCTTTTGGTGGAGACCGCGAGATTGCCCAAGAAATTATGACCCGATTGAAGAGCACCCGTGATGCGGGCGCTCTGAAAGACTTCACCCTCGACATGAAAGTCGATCAAGGCGTTGTCTTGTTCCGCGGCAGTGTCAGCGAAACGAGCCAAAAGGATTTGGTTCTCGCTGCTGCAAAAGGCATCGAAGGCATCACCAAAGTTGTTGATGAAGTCAGTGTCAAAGACGCCGTGGCAACCCCAGCGGTTGAAGCAGCACCTGAGAAGGCTGCCGCAGCAACCCTGGCCAAGTCTCGCGAATCTCTTCGCAAGATGTTGACCGCCGGAATCGATTCCGCACCAGTGGTTGAGCAACCTGCCGCGATCAAGCCAGCTCTTGAAATCGCACCCGGCGAAGTTCGCACCACCGCAGCGGTTGAATACGCGACTCCAGCGGTAAGCGATCAACAAGTTGTTGACAGCGTCGTTCAAGCACTTAGTAACGCACAGCAAACCGGCAGCCTTCGCGGCTTCGGCGTTGACGTTCAGTGCAACAACGGCATCGTCAGCTTGAACGGTCGTGCTTCGACGAAGGCTGCCCTTGATCAGATCGTACAGATCGCTCAATCGGCTCCCGGAGTTCAAGGCATCGATCAACAGATCACCGTGATCAACAGCCAGCCAAGCCCAGCGATCGCACCTGTGCGTGCGACCGGTGTTCCAGCTCAGTTGGCAAGCAACCGTATGGCTCCTGCGAGCGTTGACCAAGTTCCAACCATGGCTGCACCACAGCACATGGGAGCTCAAGTCATGCCAGCTTCGGCACCAATCATGGGAACTCCCGTGAGCGGCCAGCCAGTTCCTATGAACTACGCTGCAGGTGCACCACGCTACGACGCACCAAACCTGCCTAACTACGCATGGCCAGGATACGCATCGTACCCGAACTACGCTGCACTGACTTATCCTCAGCAGTACAGCCCAACCGCATGGCCTTACATCGGCCCATTCTACCCTTACCCACAAGTCCCTCTGGGATGGCGTAAGGTATCCCTGGAATGGGATGACGGATGGTGGTTCCTAGACTTCACCGATCGTTGA
- a CDS encoding DUF1501 domain-containing protein: MASDIKNENRRDFMRSVASQCLGVSFAGAVGSGSILSLGEVQAATTPAGKAKHIIYLFMEGAMTHLDTFDPKTDVPEAGETKPIQTRVPGIVFGDRFPKLAYLAGALAVVRSLSTETGAHDKAQYLMRTSYKKLNSIQHPGMGAWMLSQQGRLNRELPGNFLVGGGNRHPGSGFLEPALSPVPIANPSSGIKNIKLPDYLPESLFQRRLLLAEKFDTNFQTSHRSNQKIEAYNQLYTEARNLMGSDHLKVFDLKDEPENVREAYGDNTLGQGCLLARRLVQSGARFVEVTYGGWDMHQDLYNRLDERASQLDNALGILLKDLHRTGLLDETLVVLTTEFGRKPSINANAGRDHHPGAFCSLLAGAGIKGGQVYGASDKRGFSVDDSQMSVADFNKTIAAAAGLPLDKELFSPNGRPFKIGGDGEAIEDLLS; this comes from the coding sequence ATGGCAAGCGACATCAAGAACGAAAACCGAAGAGACTTCATGCGTTCGGTCGCATCACAGTGTCTGGGCGTCAGCTTTGCCGGTGCCGTCGGTTCCGGATCAATACTATCGCTCGGCGAAGTACAGGCGGCAACGACACCGGCGGGTAAAGCCAAACACATCATCTATCTGTTTATGGAAGGTGCGATGACGCACCTCGACACCTTTGATCCGAAAACGGATGTCCCAGAGGCTGGTGAAACCAAACCGATCCAAACTCGAGTGCCTGGCATCGTGTTCGGCGACCGATTCCCAAAGCTGGCTTACCTCGCCGGTGCGCTTGCAGTCGTGCGATCACTATCCACCGAAACGGGGGCTCATGACAAAGCACAGTACTTGATGCGGACCTCGTACAAAAAGCTAAACAGCATCCAGCATCCCGGGATGGGCGCGTGGATGTTGTCACAACAGGGTCGGCTTAATCGTGAATTGCCGGGCAATTTCCTTGTCGGTGGCGGCAATCGCCATCCCGGATCTGGATTTCTTGAACCCGCTTTGTCACCGGTCCCGATTGCCAATCCGTCATCGGGCATCAAGAACATCAAGTTGCCAGACTATCTTCCCGAGTCGTTGTTTCAGCGGCGTCTACTGCTGGCGGAAAAGTTCGACACAAACTTCCAAACGTCACACCGCAGCAACCAAAAGATCGAAGCCTACAACCAACTCTACACCGAAGCTCGCAACCTGATGGGAAGCGACCACTTGAAGGTGTTTGACTTGAAAGACGAACCTGAAAATGTTCGTGAAGCCTATGGTGATAATACGTTGGGGCAGGGCTGTCTGTTGGCCAGACGACTGGTGCAATCGGGTGCCCGTTTCGTCGAAGTCACTTATGGCGGTTGGGATATGCATCAAGACCTCTACAACCGACTTGATGAACGCGCCAGCCAACTGGATAACGCCTTGGGGATCCTTTTAAAGGACCTTCATCGCACCGGCTTACTTGACGAAACGTTGGTGGTCCTGACGACCGAATTCGGTCGGAAGCCTTCGATCAACGCCAACGCCGGACGCGACCATCACCCCGGTGCTTTCTGTTCGCTGCTGGCCGGTGCGGGCATCAAAGGCGGGCAGGTCTATGGTGCCAGTGATAAACGCGGCTTCTCGGTTGATGACAGCCAGATGTCGGTTGCAGATTTCAACAAGACGATCGCAGCAGCGGCGGGCTTGCCCCTGGACAAAGAACTGTTTTCGCCAAACGGTCGCCCATTTAAGATCGGTGGCGATGGCGAAGCGATCGAAGACTTGCTGAGCTAA
- a CDS encoding DUF1549 and DUF1553 domain-containing protein, with translation MGHGIRPWSDCLNALFALAICLTIIPTSAQAQKKKPKKPAPPKIRLPESVRKTPSHLMDVHSVDPQRRTELEYAASELDHLIEKDLAEHDQVPNQVASDEVFLRRVYLDVAGRIPTLDETTRFLDSTDPDKRVELIDELLSSPDWVSHSYNFWADTLRLVERPQPNIVAEPYLAYIKDVIRNNKPYDKWVYEMLTAEGKVWDNPAVGYQLRDDGMPLPYIDNTVRVFLGTQIGCAQCHDHPFDNWTQHQFYELAAFTAGTRTRIKKGDPGFEKTNPANALINQGRKHFDKGRVPGSFQRMLRANTYSVSEVKSELRLPHDYAYSDAKPKSVVKPAVLWGEVPSKAKQASRRHQFAAWLTSPDNEQFRHTIVNRFWKRFMGIGFVEPVDDFIEDTPRSNQAAMDFLGKQLVRSGFDLKDLTRIILYSRTYQRTATDYSLTSGELYHFPGPAIRRMSAEQVWDSMLTLAVRNPMPFQRPTVDEIKDAVDVDFASLTFDEAKTKADAFQKSYFLPTYKRGLNAHSYKGNILCRASELPSPQSAEHFLRQFGQGDRETIDGSDTEATVPQILAMFNGPITHVMLEPGSAIVDDVFAIEQARDRVDAIFMSVLSRRPTSRDRITAARELSKTANDAVGYGNIVWALLNTREFLFIR, from the coding sequence ATGGGTCACGGAATTCGCCCCTGGAGCGATTGCCTGAATGCGTTGTTTGCGTTGGCGATCTGCCTGACCATCATCCCAACGTCTGCTCAGGCTCAAAAGAAAAAGCCCAAGAAACCAGCACCGCCAAAGATTCGTTTGCCGGAAAGCGTCCGTAAGACACCATCACACCTGATGGATGTTCATTCTGTTGATCCCCAGCGGAGAACGGAACTCGAATACGCCGCTTCAGAACTGGACCATCTAATCGAGAAAGATCTTGCCGAGCATGATCAAGTTCCCAATCAGGTCGCCAGCGACGAAGTCTTTCTGAGGCGGGTTTATTTGGACGTTGCCGGCCGAATCCCAACGCTCGACGAAACGACACGTTTTTTGGATTCCACCGATCCCGACAAACGTGTCGAACTGATCGATGAACTTCTTAGTAGCCCTGACTGGGTCAGTCATTCATATAACTTCTGGGCCGATACATTGCGGCTGGTCGAGCGTCCGCAACCGAATATCGTTGCCGAACCCTACTTGGCTTACATCAAGGATGTGATCCGCAACAACAAACCCTACGACAAATGGGTTTATGAAATGCTGACCGCGGAAGGCAAGGTCTGGGACAATCCCGCAGTCGGATATCAACTTCGCGATGACGGGATGCCGCTACCGTACATCGACAACACGGTGCGAGTCTTCCTGGGCACTCAGATCGGATGTGCTCAGTGCCATGATCATCCCTTCGATAACTGGACCCAGCATCAGTTTTACGAACTTGCGGCCTTCACCGCCGGGACGCGGACCCGAATCAAAAAGGGCGACCCGGGGTTTGAAAAAACGAATCCTGCAAACGCGTTGATTAACCAAGGACGCAAACACTTTGACAAAGGCCGCGTCCCAGGGTCGTTTCAGAGGATGTTGCGTGCGAACACCTACAGTGTCTCCGAAGTTAAATCGGAACTGCGTCTTCCACACGACTATGCATACAGCGACGCAAAGCCAAAGTCAGTCGTCAAGCCAGCGGTCCTATGGGGCGAAGTGCCATCGAAGGCGAAACAAGCATCACGGCGACATCAGTTTGCCGCGTGGTTAACGAGCCCTGATAACGAGCAATTCCGCCACACGATCGTCAACCGGTTCTGGAAGCGGTTCATGGGGATTGGATTCGTTGAACCCGTCGACGACTTTATCGAAGACACACCGCGTTCGAATCAAGCCGCGATGGATTTTCTGGGCAAGCAACTGGTGCGTTCTGGGTTTGACCTGAAAGACCTCACCAGAATTATTCTCTACTCGCGAACCTACCAGCGCACCGCGACCGATTACAGCTTGACCAGTGGCGAGCTATACCACTTTCCCGGTCCTGCGATTCGCCGGATGAGCGCCGAACAGGTCTGGGACTCGATGCTGACACTGGCAGTCCGCAACCCGATGCCGTTTCAACGGCCTACCGTCGACGAAATAAAAGATGCGGTCGATGTTGACTTTGCTTCACTAACCTTTGATGAAGCAAAAACGAAAGCCGACGCGTTTCAAAAGTCGTACTTCTTGCCGACTTACAAACGGGGGCTCAATGCGCATTCGTACAAAGGGAACATCCTTTGTCGCGCCAGCGAATTACCCTCGCCGCAAAGCGCCGAACACTTCCTGCGACAATTCGGTCAAGGCGATCGCGAAACCATCGACGGCTCGGATACCGAAGCCACTGTGCCGCAGATCCTGGCGATGTTCAATGGTCCAATCACCCACGTGATGCTCGAACCAGGCTCCGCAATCGTTGATGATGTCTTCGCGATTGAGCAAGCTCGCGATCGGGTAGACGCTATTTTTATGAGTGTCCTGTCACGCCGACCAACATCTCGTGATCGCATCACTGCGGCACGCGAGCTTTCCAAAACGGCCAATGATGCTGTCGGCTACGGCAACATCGTTTGGGCCTTGCTCAACACTCGCGAATTTTTGTTCATCCGGTAA